The sequence GTTGTCATGTTTAGTTGCCCTGTGGCCGTGAACCTCGAATTAGTACAGGCCCATTCCTTGAGCTTCTATCGGCCTGCCCGGGCTGTCCTCTGACGTCTTGCCAGGTCGCGCCGAATCGGCGGCTGGTTGACGCAAGAAggctttcctcttcatcggcCTCGGCAAACTCATCAATCTCAGCCAGATTAACTCTGGGGCTGCGCACCAGCGCcgtgacgaagacgatgaggaAAATACCCATAAACACATACTGTGCCCAGAAATCGATGATACCAAAAAGTGGCCAAGTGATGGTAATACGATTTAAAAAGGTAGACATCATAGATGGTGTGCATACATCTTTAGCATGCTTGTAATCCAGAGCGTCAGAGCAAGGACGGATTAATTCTGGATGGTTCTTGCAATCAGGCTGAGCCCCAGGGTATGCGGGCTCGTTCGTGCAAAACGTTTGGGTTCCGTAAAATGAATACTGAGGAGCCACAAACATAGCGATGGCAAAATTGATGGCCAAGGTGATAAGTGAGAGCATGACCGTCGCAATGAGAAGGGCCTGCGGGGCTGTTCTGCCTCTGCGGATCTGGAAAATTCGGATCCAGAGGAACCGTATACCGACGGCAGCAATGCCGGAGATGGAACTGCTAAAGAGAATGAGAACCAGTGAGGCCATCAATATGTAATCGACGGGGAATGCCTTAGCGGCCTTCAAGAAGATCCAATTCATTGGCTGGAAAAGGTGAACTTGACCAAGGATGTAGCCACAACGCTGCTTACAGACCGAattcttggccttgtcgatgCCTGTGATGAACATGGATACCCAAATCACAATTGCTAGGATCAAGAGTAGAATTCCACCAAGCATCTTGACTGGCCTGACGAGTGCGCACAGTTTGAGCCAAATTTGATAGACTCGACTCTTGCCTTCGCCCAATgcctcagcagcaaggcGTTCGCGCCGAACCAAAGTCTGTTCCTCTCTGACGAGAGCATCGAGTTCCCTTCTATCCTTACGAGGCATGCCGCCTTCGCGGCCGGCATTGCGTAGCTCAAgttggcgctggcgctctCGGTTTTGCTCGAGCTGTGAAGCAGTTGTAGCTGAAAGTTGAGGAGCCGAAATTGGGGGTGCTGATTTGATAAAAGAGACGGGCATAAGAGCAAGTCCAGCACTGGTATAGATAACATAGAGGAAGGTCCCGAGCGTTACCAAAAGACCAAGAGCAAAAGTGAGCGCCTTCTCGCCATGATTTTGGGATAATAGCGATTTATAGTAGTCGAGATCCCAGTGACCCTTACCACCACCGGCCGCAGGGACGAAGAATCCtaaaaggaagaggac comes from Trichoderma asperellum chromosome 3, complete sequence and encodes:
- a CDS encoding uncharacterized protein (TransMembrane:10 (i12-35o41-62i98-122o147-171i192-211o316-338i350-367o379-401i421-444o517-535i)); amino-acid sequence: MADAGHVQASLIWLAYAVAVLLCLGAAIITTFTWQTPIDRSAMVSIVAIVSLTSLLATVLLLPVDIALVSSTGSSGLGAKKDWATPKRVADILLTLKIVYYSLYSFDALLCLLVIPFAYFWYEEYDEVAFEEEGRTWKGRFWAATKYTLFFVALTVVLFLLGFFVPAAGGGKGHWDLDYYKSLLSQNHGEKALTFALGLLVTLGTFLYVIYTSAGLALMPVSFIKSAPPISAPQLSATTASQLEQNRERQRQLELRNAGREGGMPRKDRRELDALVREEQTLVRRERLAAEALGEGKSRVYQIWLKLCALVRPVKMLGGILLLILAIVIWVSMFITGIDKAKNSVCKQRCGYILGQVHLFQPMNWIFLKAAKAFPVDYILMASLVLILFSSSISGIAAVGIRFLWIRIFQIRRGRTAPQALLIATVMLSLITLAINFAIAMFVAPQYSFYGTQTFCTNEPAYPGAQPDCKNHPELIRPCSDALDYKHAKDVCTPSMMSTFLNRITITWPLFGIIDFWAQYVFMGIFLIVFVTALVRSPRVNLAEIDEFAEADEEESLLASTSRRFGATWQDVRGQPGQADRSSRNGPVLIRGSRPQGN